Part of the Flavobacteriales bacterium genome, AACAGCTTCAGGAAACTTTACTTCAAACTCCTTTTTTAATGATCAATTAAGAGCAGGTGTGGAATATGGTTTCAAAAGACTATTCAAGTTAAGAGCTGGATATGTTTATGAAAGTGGACTATATGATCCTGCGAAAAGAGCTACTGCATATTCTGGTTTGTCTGGAGGTTTCGGTGTTGATTTAAAAACAGGTTCAAAGGGTAGCCTAATTTCATTAGACTACTCGTACAGGAATACAAACCCTTTTGATGGTACCCATACCATTGGATTAAGGTTTCTCATGTAAATAAAACTTAAATCTTTATATTTGAGATAGAAAGGGGTCATAGAGAGACTCTTTTTTATTATATAAGTGTGATTCATATATTATTATGGCAGTTAGTTATTATTCAAAGCAGGGATTGGAAAATTTAAAGAATGATCTTCATCTGAAAAAGACAGTTGATCGTCCCTTTATTTCTAAACAAATTGCAGATGCTAGAGATAAGGGAGATTTATCTGAGAATGCTGAGTATCATGCGGCTAAGGAGGATCAGGCTTTGTTGGAGTTGAAGATTTCTAAGCTAGAAGAGCTAATGGCTAACGCAAGACTAATTGACGAATCTAAA contains:
- a CDS encoding DUF3308 domain-containing protein, whose product is TASGNFTSNSFFNDQLRAGVEYGFKRLFKLRAGYVYESGLYDPAKRATAYSGLSGGFGVDLKTGSKGSLISLDYSYRNTNPFDGTHTIGLRFLM
- the greA gene encoding transcription elongation factor GreA, translating into MMAVSYYSKQGLENLKNDLHLKKTVDRPFISKQIADARDKGDLSENAEYHAAKEDQALLELKISKLEELMANARLIDESKLDTSSVVISSIVKIKNIDNGMEMSYSIVTENEANFAEGKISIDSPIGKGLVGKKPGEIAKIMVPSGAEMKFEILDISF